Proteins from a single region of Apis mellifera strain DH4 linkage group LG7, Amel_HAv3.1, whole genome shotgun sequence:
- the Tk gene encoding tachykinins precursor (The RefSeq protein has 1 substitution compared to this genomic sequence): MIIHSIFLLMVSITLVIAEESDNVLFDKRAPTGHQEMQGKQNSASLNSENFGIFKRALMGFQGVRGKKNSIINDVKNELFPEDINKRAPMGFQGMRGKKASFDDEYYKRAPMGFQGMRGKKSLEEILDEIKKKTTRFQDSRSKDVYLIDYPEDYGKRVLSMDGYQNILDKKDELLGEWEKRAPMGFYGTRGKKIILDALEELDKRGVMDFQIGLQRKKDTTFDDYLDYAINPFDYEKRSTDFQDVESGSESFKRARMGFHGMRGKRDAAGIYGSNSSTVGTIFGYQDMRNRGNNFPVYQVEKRSPFRYLGARGKKNPRWEFRGKFVGVRGKKSSLQTVF; this comes from the exons ATGATCATCCATTCGATCTTTTTGTTAATGGTATCAATCACGCTCGTAATTGCTGAAGAATCTGACAATGTTTTATTCGACAAACGTGCCCCTACGGGACATCAAGAAATGCAAGGGAAACAGAATTCTGCTTCTTTGAACTCTGAAAACTTTGGAATTTTCAAACGTGCGCTCATGGGTTTTCAG GGTGTGCGTGGAAAGAAAAACTCGATAATCAATGACGTCAAAAATGAACTTTTTCCTGAGGACATTAACAAGCGTGCACCGATGGGTTTTCAAGGCATGAGAGGGAAGAAGGCCTCGTTCGACGATGAATATTACAAACGTGCTCCGATGGGATTTCAAGGAATGAGAGGCAAAAAATCTCTTGAAGAG ATTTTAGAcgagattaaaaagaagacTACGAGATTCCAGGATTCAAGAAGCAAAGACGTGTACTTGATTGATTATCCGGAAGATTATGGAAAGAGAGTATTGTCGATGGATggatatcaaaatattctcgATAAGAAGGACGAATTACTGGGAGAGTGGGAAAAAAGAGCTCCGATGGGATTTTATGGAACGAggggtaaaaaaattattcttgatgCGTTGGAGGAACTTGATAAACGAGGCGTTATGGATTTTCAAATA GGTTTGCAACGTAAGAAAGATACGACGTTCGACGATTATTTAGATTATGCGATTAATCCGTTTGATTACGAGAAAAGGAGTACGGATTTTCAAGACGTAGAAAGCGGTAGCGAATCCTTTAAACGAGCTCGTATGGGTTTTCATGGGATGAGAGGTAAAAGGGATGCGGCGGGGATTTACGGATCAAATTCAAGTACTGTGGGAACGATTTTTGGTTATCAAG ATATGAGGAATCGAGGAAGTAATTTTCCTGTATATCAAGTTGAAAAACGATCACCCTTCAGATACCTTGGTGCCCGAGGTAAAAAGAATCCACGATGGGAATTTCGAGGGAAATTCGTAGGAGTGAGAGGCAAAAAATCGTCGTTGCAAACTGTCTTCTAa
- the Tk gene encoding tachykinins isoform X1, which produces MIIHSIFLLMVSITLVIAEESDNVLFDKRAPTGHQEMQGKQNSASLNSENFGIFKRALMGFQGVRGKKNSIINDVKNELFPEDINKRAPMGFQGMRGKKASFDDEYYKRAPMGFQGMRGKKSLEEILDEIKKKTTRFQDSRSKDVYLIDYPEDYGKRVLSMDGYQNILDKKDELLGEWEKRAPMGFYGTRGKKIILDALEELDKRGVMDFQIGLQRKKDTTFDDYLDYAINPFDYEKRSTDFQDVESGSESFKRARMGFHGMRGKRDAAGIYGSNSSTVGTIFGYQDMRNRGSNFPVYQVEKRSPFRYLGARGKKNPRWEFRGKFVGVRGKKSSLQTVF; this is translated from the exons ATGATCATCCATTCGATCTTTTTGTTAATGGTATCAATCACGCTCGTAATTGCTGAAGAATCTGACAATGTTTTATTCGACAAACGTGCCCCTACGGGACATCAAGAAATGCAAGGGAAACAGAATTCTGCTTCTTTGAACTCTGAAAACTTTGGAATTTTCAAACGTGCGCTCATGGGTTTTCAG GGTGTGCGTGGAAAGAAAAACTCGATAATCAATGACGTCAAAAATGAACTTTTTCCTGAGGACATTAACAAGCGTGCACCGATGGGTTTTCAAGGCATGAGAGGGAAGAAGGCCTCGTTCGACGATGAATATTACAAACGTGCTCCGATGGGATTTCAAGGAATGAGAGGCAAAAAATCTCTTGAAGAG ATTTTAGAcgagattaaaaagaagacTACGAGATTCCAGGATTCAAGAAGCAAAGACGTGTACTTGATTGATTATCCGGAAGATTATGGAAAGAGAGTATTGTCGATGGATggatatcaaaatattctcgATAAGAAGGACGAATTACTGGGAGAGTGGGAAAAAAGAGCTCCGATGGGATTTTATGGAACGAggggtaaaaaaattattcttgatgCGTTGGAGGAACTTGATAAACGAGGCGTTATGGATTTTCAAATA GGTTTGCAACGTAAGAAAGATACGACGTTCGACGATTATTTAGATTATGCGATTAATCCGTTTGATTACGAGAAAAGGAGTACGGATTTTCAAGACGTAGAAAGCGGTAGCGAATCCTTTAAACGAGCTCGTATGGGTTTTCATGGGATGAGAGGTAAAAGGGATGCGGCGGGGATTTACGGATCAAATTCAAGTACTGTGGGAACGATTTTTGGTTATCAAG ATATGAGGAATCGAGGAAGTAATTTTCCTGTATATCAAGTTGAAAAACGATCACCCTTCAGATACCTTGGTGCCCGAGGTAAAAAGAATCCACGATGGGAATTTCGAGGGAAATTCGTAGGAGTGAGAGGCAAAAAATCGTCGTTGCAAACTGTCTTCTAa